In Mustela nigripes isolate SB6536 chromosome 9, MUSNIG.SB6536, whole genome shotgun sequence, the sequence GGTACCCATGCCACCCACTCTCCCAACGCCAAGAGGCCCTCCTTGGGGTGGCTGGGCCGTAGATGGAACCCTCCTGTGATGGCTAGCTGGTTTTCAGCAAAGCCTGTTTTGAAGCACTTTTTTCACCAGGGGAATTCCCTGTCCCTCCCGTGGCTTTCGGTAAACAATTACTAATGTGTTCCAGAAAGCGTTTGGTCCCAGCTGTAATAAGATCACGCTTAATAATTATGAGCATTTCAGTAGCACTTTTGGAATCTGCCAAGTATGTTTCACATATGTTGTCTCTGTTGATTCTCGCAACTTGAGGAGGGCGCCTTTTTAGGTGGAGAGAAtgaggctgggggttggggactTGCCTCGTGTTAAGTCGCTGGTCGGATCGAGGTCGGATCCGAATCTGTGTGGAAGTCTAGTCAGTGTCCGAACTCACCGttgccaggtgccccccagcttCTCACCAGCCTCCAGCCTGAGCCCCTCCCTCCCGGAGCTGCCCCGCAGGAGCTACTCCAAGTGAGCGGACGGGCGCCAAACTGCCTGAGTACCCTGCCTGGTTCAGCCGAGGTTGGGCGTCTCTCTGTCTCACGTCAAGGAGAAGATTTGGGGTTTGCATGGCTCCAAGTCTTACCATCTCCAGGATGCTCTTTTGTTAAGGAACTCATTAAGTCTGCCCCAGGTTCATTCCTTCCTAAAGAAAACCCGTGGCTCACTTCATGCCTTCCCTGAGTTGACCTTTTCTATTGAAGCAAGGGAGGGGGTGTCCTTTGAGAACCAGCTTTCCCAGTAAAGGACCTTTGTGCCTGTCTCCATCCGTGTGACCCGGTGGCTTGCAACCTGCCTCCTTGTCCAGTGAAGATGTCTGCAGAGACTTTCGGAGCGGGGTGGATAGGAAATGcactttcctcctccctttctgcccGGATATGAGCAGAGGCTATAGGACCCCCCCAGAGACCACGTCCTGCTCAGAAACCCCCGCCCATCCCACTTCAATGTCTTCCTCCTTTACAAAACCAGaagccttcctttttctctcttctgaccCATTTTCCCTAAAGTCCCTCCTACATCGCCCTTGTAGGAAACATCCATCCGTGTCAAAACAAGTGACTCACTGGCTCCCATGATTACTATGAAGGCTGATCTGGAAGGACTGAGATAGCTGAAGACTTAATGAGAGGCTTAAATTGACACACGTAGAAATTAGTGAAGGCGATTATACCTTCAAGCTTAGaattcatacttaaaaaaaaaaaaaaaaagaaagcatttaagaatcttccctgattttttttttcttcaaggagaACATTCTGTAATGTGTAGGATTCCAGGAGCAAGTGTGAGGGCTTGACATTTCAAGTTCTGGAAGCCCATTTTAAAGGCGGGGCCACCTCGGCTCACTGTCTTGTATTTACCCGTGAAATGGACTCCTAGCCATGGGATCTGCTTCAAGTAGCACTTTTGAAGGTCCCCAAATTACTAGCAGTAGTGTTTATTTCAGCAAACCTTCATGGGAATGTAGGGGGAAACTCCAGAGGGCCTCCAGACAGGATCCCTGGCCCTCTAGTGGGTCAGGTATAAGGGAAAGGGGAGTCCCCAGTGTAGACAAATGGCCCCTGAGGAGTGAATTATGTCCACCAAGTACTACAAGGCAAAATAGCCTCTTAAGGTCTTCCTGAAAAAGGAGTTACCCTCCACTTAGGTATGGGGCTTTGTGACACCTCTTGTTTTGCCTTACTCACTGGTGTCCAAAGCTGAACACCCCGCTACACCTTTTGATTAAGCGCGTACTATGGGTCCGGTAGAGTGCTGGCCTAGGGCTGGTGGTGAGAGCCAAGCAGACAAGATGCCCGGCTTCATGAAGATCATTGTTGGGTGCTTGACACAGGAAGTAGGTCGTTTGAAGAACCATTGTCCTGCAGTAGATCCCGGTCATTGCCAAGGGTGTGAAAGGGAGTCTTTCTGCTGTTTGATCTCTCCTCGTTCATTGCCCCTTCAGTGACCCctccttttatttgtttggttttttggggtttttttgattgttttttccctttccctccctacCAATCCTGGCCTCCCTGGGCTTTCAGCCTTTGAgaattctccctttccctggtcATAGAGTTGACAGGAAGTTCCAATTCCCCTGTGTGGGGCCTTGCCAGCATCCACTGGTCAGAGCCCCTGAGGTGTCAGAAGCTTTCGTCTGAGAGTGGTCACCAACGTTCACACCTTCACTTGGGCCAGAGGTCTGATGAGATCACAGTCCTCTCCTGAAGCCCTCTCTCTAATATTAGAGGGAATTTTCGGAGAAATGTTTAGTCTGGAAAACCACATCGTCTTACCCATCCCAGTGTCCTGCATGAGAGAAGTCTAGCTTCCACTCTTCAGCTTGCTGTCTTTGGAAGCCAGAGCCGGTGATATTGGCGTTAATTTAAATAGGATTgttctggatgcctgggtggctcagtcagttaagcgactgtcttcagctcaggtcatgaccctggagtcccaggatcaagtcctgtgttggtctccctgctgagtggggagtctgcttttccctctgaccttaaCCCTTCTtgtatacactctctctctcaaataaataaaatctttttttttttaattttttatctttttttttttaagattttatttatttatttgagagggagagaatgagaggagacaggtcagtgggagaagcagactccctgctgagcagggagccagatgtaggactcgatcccgggattccaggatcatgagctgagccgaaggccagtcttttaaccaactgagccacccagacaccctaaataaaatcttaaaaaaaaaaaaaaagcccaacccaagccccccccaaaataaataaataaatgtggctGTTCTGTTGCAAACCATTCTCAGCTGGTCTTTTTATAATTTACCCTTAGCTTCACAGCTTCTTAGAACTGTACTCCAATAAGAGGCAAACAAAGCactttgagatttaaaaattaacagcttTTAACAAAACTGTTAAATGAAACTTCTAACCCACCGCCCCTGGGACTCCCTCGCCAGGCTCCTGGCTGCTCTCATTTTAGGGCAGAGTTGAAGGGATCCGTAACTGACAGCTCCTTCCTGGGCTCACACACCCTTAGCCTGGGACTAACCCCAGCCAAGTGTCCTTTTGCAATGAGGAGTTCTTGAAAGAGCTTCCTCTGGATTCTGGCTGATGGTCTTTaattcctttctctccatccctgaCCCTTCCGGAAAGACATACCTGGGTTTCCAAGCCCTCACTCTCCACCTTGAATCACCCTTCTCAGAAGAGTGTTTTCATAGCCTGCTGAGCAGCTCCCGGGGTCTGGAGAAAAAGTCAGTAAATTAAAGGACGTTGAAAACCAACTCTTAACACCTTCAAAAGCTAAGTGGATGACTAGGACTTGAAGCATTTCAGCAGAAATAGGGCTCAGTGTTCACCTTGGCAAGGCAGACACGAATATGAGCTTGTTGTCCTACTCTCTGAAGGCCCCCAAAATCATCTTCCTGTTCACCCAGCTTTTtgtagaattttgaaaattttttagggtttatttatttatttatttgacagagagagagcaatcacaagtaggcagagaggcaggcagagagagaagaagggaagcaggctccttgctgagcagagagcccaacgcagagctcgatcccaggaccctgagatcatgacctgagccgaaggcagaggctttaacctactgagccacccaggcaccccgaattttgaaattttgtataTAGATTTATTctaggttctttttttcccctcattcagtcattggaatttaagaaataatttggctggggctcctgggtggctcagtcagttgggcatctggctcttggttttggctcaggtcatgattctcagggtggtaggatggagccctgtgttgggctccgtgctcagcggggagcctgcttgggagtcTCCCTGATCGCtcacgtgctctttctctctcaaatacataaatctttaaaaaaaaaaaaaaaggaaaagaatttggctggaggggaggggggcaggggatggggtaaATGAGTGATGGACGTTAAAGTGGGACACTTCGGACGAGCtgtgggtgttgtatgtaagtgatgaattctCCACCTGCaaccaatattgtactgtatgttagctaactaaaagttaagtaaaagcgttaaaaaaaaaagaaagaatttgcatTGTAATAATTCAAGTAATTCAGAAATAGGCAAAGTAGAATTGTCTCCTGACTCCCATCTTCTttagcttctttctctttgttacaCATTTACAAATAACAACTTGGTGCCTGTCCTTCCAAACGTGTTCTGGTGCTCatgcaaatgtattttttggtcttttttaaaaattacttttattaacgtataatgtattatttgccccaggggtacaggtccgtgaatcgccaggtttacacacttcacagcactcaccatatcacatacctcccccataacccaaccacactctccatacccctcaccccccagcaaccctcagtttgtttagtgagattaagagtctcttatggcttgcctccctcccgatcccatcttgtttcattttttccttccctacgcCCTAAACTCCCCatcctgcctcttaaattcctcatatcagagagatcatatgataattatctttctctgacttatttcacttagcatgatactctctagttccatccacgtcattgcaaatagcaagatttggggggttttgatggctacatagtattccattgtatatatataccacatcttcttgatccattcatctgttgatggacatttaggttccttccatagtttggttattgtggacattgctgctataaacatttgggtgcacatgccccttcggatcactacatttgtatctttagggtaaatacccagtagtggcaAATGTGCTATTATATATCAAAGGGATCACACTTTATTCTGTAACCTGCATTCTTTGCTTAGAAAGAGATGAATGAGCTTCTGCTTCCAGGTCGCAGCCATGGAGGTGGCAAATTCAAGCCCTGTTTATCCCGTGGTGTTCTTTGATGTCAGCATTGGCGGCCAGGAAGTTGGCCGCATGAAGATCAAGCTGTTTGCGGATGTTGTGCCTAAGACGGCCGAGAATTTTAGGCAGTTCTACAATGGAGAATTCAGAAAAGATGGGGTTCCAATAGGCTATAAAGGGAGCACCTTCCACAGGGTCATAAAGGATTTCATGATTCAGGGTGGGGATTTTGTTAATGGAGATGGTACTGGAGTTGCCAGTATTTACCGGGGGCCATTtgcagatgaaaattttaaattcagacaCTCAGCTCCAGGCCTGCTTTCCATGGCAAACAGTGGTCCCAGTACAAATGGCTGCCAGTTCTTCATCACCTGCTCTAAATGTGATTGGCTGGATGGGAAACAGGTAGTGTTTGGCAAAATCATTGATGGACTTCTAGTGATGCGAAAGATCGAGAATGTTCCCACAGGCCCCAACAATAAGCCCAAGCTGCCTGTGGTGATCTCACAGTGTGGGGAGATGTAGTCCAGAGCAAGACTGATCAGACCACCACCTCTCTGCCATTGTGGGCCTTCCTTGCTCTGGGTGACACTCTTGAGTAAGATAATCCGGATTGGCCCCTGTGTTTGCTTCCCTGTCTGCTGCGGCCCTTTTTGATCAAGAGATTTTGGAAGTGTCACAGATTCAGAACCCAAGATTTTCTGTTTAAGttttcaattataaataaagttttgttttgttttggtaaaaaaaaaaaaagagagagagatgaatgaaTATCCTTCCAAATCTGTGCTTtagtcttcttcttctcttcattgCACATAATTCTGTGGTATGACTGTACCATAATTTAAGGCAACACTTCTCCCTACTGGGAAATTTTCAGGCTATTTCCCGTAttcataaaaaaaatactttgccgAGGGGAACTTTCTTTGGTATGAATCTTTATGCATTCCTGTCAGATAAAGCCCAGGgtgtgcacattttaaaatgtttaaacactgttattttattttttattttagaacctTAATAATTTATCAACAGATTGTTATGGctgagatatatttatatatttactgtaattttttgttaaattatgttatgttgtAATTAAAGCCTTTTGCTAGATCTGTGCTTTTCTGCTAGACCATGTCAAGTTGATTACatttatgactttatttggagaaaaaaaaaatcttggaatttGAACCTCCGGCTTAGCTTTACTGATTATATTCACTTAATTGGATTTTACCTCCATGCAGTTAGTCAGTTAGAACCAAAAGGTCATTTGGGGAAATACGACTCAGATAGTCTCCTTACAGTATCAAAGCAAACCTCCCAataaatcattaatttatttctagAATGGTCTCGGTCCATGAAAGGTGGCAGATGTTTAAGAAGTTGTTCTGTGGCTGCTTGATTGTTATGAACTGAAATTGTGAAGTTCAGTAGCTGAGCTGGGGGAGAGATTGTAAATTCTGAACATCTGGTAAACGTATAAGACATGACACAATTATTGTTGCCAAAAATCTCAGTGCTAATTCTCTCCTGGTGATTTCTGTGCAGCttgtttatttaatgaaaaaagaactaataagagaaacagactcacagagGTCAGTTTACAAGAAATACAATTTGCAAAAAATACAATTTGCAAAAATTCTGGCAGAAAATACTGCTCAGCCTTCTTATTAAAATTGCAAACACATTGATGATGTTGGCCACAATTTGATGGAATAACAGTTTGTTCTCATACACCCTGATAGGACAACTTAGTTATATGTATCAGAGTCCCTAAAAATACGTTTTGATGCAATAATTCTCCTGGAAATTTGTAAGagtaaaaacactgaaaatacccTAATCAAAAGATAGAGTAAAAGTTACATTATGTGAAACTATAAATTATTCCAGTAAAATTCATTTTGTGTAGAGAATATTAGAAGATTTAATGGCACAGGGAACTAGGCTCTAGTAAGCTGGAAAAAACAGGCTTCAAAATTATGATAGTATTTCCCAGAATACTTCTTATGAGATGTGAGATCCTCCATGGCCTCCAAATGATCTTGAGAAACGCTTAGCTAACCATAGAACATAAGATGGCTTGTACTTTCCAAATTCCCTTGACTTGAAACTTTCTAAGGAATTCCTATTAGCGTCTTTCAGAACAGTTGGGTTGGGTGCCCAGatgagtatctgccttcagctcaggtcatgatcccagggtcctgggatggagccccactttgagccccacatcgggctccctgctcaggtggggagcctgcttctccctctgcctctccttgccctgctgtgctctcctgctctctatcaaataaataaaagtcttaagaAATGAAACCCCTTCCATAGAACATAGTATAGGAAGTGCCAATATGGAGGTGagtctcattttttatttttaaaaatgtagtatgTCTCGGTCTtctgtgtatacatgtgtacTTAGGTTTATTTGTATGCATGTATGCATAGGAAACTAGAGAAAACCTAAGAAAAGGGTCATCGTGGGGGTTATGAAATTActggtaatttcttttttctttatcctacTCTGAATTTCCCAGATTTTCTAGGAGAAGAAAGAAcactttcaatatttaaaaaaaaaaaaaaagttgtattgtttttaaactttcataAAGTTAATTTAGCAAAAGCACTGGTGAGGGATGTTTGGGTGGTCAGTTGGTTGAGCGCccaactctgggtttcagctcaggtcatgatctcaggttcatgagggcagggagtcggcttctccctcttcctttgcccctcccccactcatgtgtgcgtacacactctcaaataaatcaataaaatctttaaaaaaaaaaaaaaaaggaaagaaagaggggaagaaaaaactCAAGGTCTGGAGAAAACTGGGAACAAATGTGTCTGCGGCCCTGGTTGTGTATCCTTCTCCCCAGACTCAGCAAGTTATATACGTGAAATACATACCACTTCTTACATGACAGTCGTACCTCCACAGTGTggtttcagagaaaaagaaagctcaaGCATTGAGAAGGATCTGATCATGATTGTGAGCGAGATCTATAGTCTCTGCTTCTCGCTTGTGAAATAAGGGCCCTCTTAGTCCCTCCCACAGACCTTTTGTCAGAATCATACCAGGGACCACGTAAATGTGTCCAGTAGGTGCTTATAGATGGGCAAAGAtggttttaattgcattttttccTAGTTGTTTCATGCACACGGAAACTTAGACGAAGCTTTCACTCTTTTTACTGTGGAAACAAGACTTCTGAAATGATGAATGAGATGCTCTTGTACTTTAGTTGAGAACCGGGCTCTCTCCGTTGAACTGGAAGGAAATGTTTCTAGACTAATGTAAATGGTCTCCATTGTAACTTGGAGTCAGgatcctttcctttctctacttGCGTCTAGCGTTTGTCAAGTAACTGTCATAAGGATGAGGTTTTACTTACCATATTCCATTATCTGCTGATTCAGAACCCTGCCTGTGACTTCCTTTCTCCCAAAGATCCtcatgttaagaaaaaagaaaaagaaaaaaagtgaatgtaGTCAGTTTCTCATAGGAGTCTAAAATTTCTTATTAGgaagagttttcttttaaaatacagcacctaggggcacctgggtgtctcagttggttttgcatctgactcatggttttggctcaggtcatgatgtcagggtcgtaAGATTAAGCCCtacttcaggctctgcactaggtggggagtctgtttgagatactcgctctttctctctctctctctctccctctgcccctccctgcttgctcgctctttcaaaaaataaatgatatagccCCTAAGTGCCGGGCATGGTTGACTATTGTTAAAGTATGTTTCCACACTCCCTCCCTAGCTGTTTTTTGCaatgctggtttttgttttttgttttcccctcgCTTCTGTATTCCTTATATAGCAACTCTACAGAAAGAAGCCCGGTCTGGCCATCACCTTTGCAAAGCTGCCTCAAAATTTGGACAAAAACCGATACAAAGATGTGCTGCCTTGTGAGTATCGGGGGTGAacgcctccctcccctgcccgccCTCCCCCAACTCGCTGAGataatgtttctctttttaaaacagattGTCTGGTATTCTGGAACGATTTTCAGTGTGTCTGTAAACACCACCGTCTTTATTGCCGCCATGTCAGACTGGGAACAGTTGGGGAATAGTGTTTATGCTAATGAGGCGAGAGCTGCAGATGGGCTGGGGGACTGAACTCTGGTTTCCTTGGCATGATCCAAATAACGTTCCGGATAAtcggtaaattttttttttctccctgcagACGACACCACCCGGGTCTTATTGCAGGGAAATGAAGATTATATTAATGCGAGTTATGTGAACGTAAGTCAAGAATGTGGATACTAAGAGCACATTGATCACTGTCCCAAGCATGATCGTGGCATGCGTGGTGCTTTGCGGTGGACAGAGTGCTTCCCCGTTCGCCCCCTCATTCAGCACCTCAGCAGCCCCTGAGGGAAGGCACAATAGTCTCACTTTACAGAGGACAAAACTaaggttcagagagattaaataatttgaaaagtcaCAAAGCTAACAGAAGGTGAGACCAAAACTCGGACTCCGTGTCTCTGATTCCCATCGTCCACATGCCTTCTGTCCTCAACTGCTGACatttttgtgggttgttttttttttggttgttttgattttttttttcttgccagtgGTATGCTTGTAACTTTCTgtgtccccccccaccaccaccacatgtTATTACTGTACATCCCACCTAAAAATAAGGGGAAGAAAACCACTTGTGCAtataattcagaaagaaaagataacagATTTCACATGTTGTGGGAAAAACATGCACTTCACTCTGCAGACGCATCTTGGACAGCTTACTTGGACTCTCTGAACCTCATTGTCACCATTTAAACCAGGGGTTAGCATGCTTTTTCTGTAGAGGGCCCGGTGATAAACGTTTCGATCTTTGTAGGCTGAGGCAAAATGGAGGATATTACTTAGGTACTTACACAACCATTTAAAATGCCAccatgtagggatgcctgggtggctcagttggttaagtggctaccttcggctcaggtcatgatcccagggttctgggattgagtcccacttcaggctccttgctcagcagggagcctgattctccctctgtctcagcctgccactctgtctgcctgtgctctctctctctctctctctggcaaataaataaataaaatattttaaaaatatataaataaaataaaatgcaaccatgtagaaatagttttaaaacactCTTAGCTTGCAGGTTACCTGCGTGGGTCAGTCCATTCAGCATCTGTTTCTCAATTACAGTTTAGGTCCTGAGCTTCAGGGTCATGCCACTGAGCCCCGACTCGGGCTCCGCACCCGCgtgcgtctgcttgagattctctggccctctccctctacttcctccccctgctcatgctctctaaataaacaaaatcttaaaaaaaaaaaaaatcatggggtgcctgggtggctcagtcagtcaagcatctgcctttagatcaggtcaggatcccagggtcctaggatcaagccctgccttgggctccctactcaatggggagtctgcttctccctctgctcctgctgctccccctacttgtgctctctcatgcatgttctctctctctcaaataaataaataaaatcttaaaaaacaaaacactgttagCTTGCAAAGTGGCTGTCAGATTTGGCCCTCTGGCCacagtttgccaacccctgatcTAAATGAACAGATGAATTTCTCAGATTTTCAAGTTAATAGCAAAATATCAAGAACTGCCTAATAAAAATGGGTCCTATCAGTGATTCCATTTATTCTAAAACATCTGTGGAACTCATTGCACCTCACTTCACCCTTTCTTATGTCTTAAGAGCAGAGCATCAGAATTGGTGGGGTCAGCCAGGTCACGCCATCCGGTCTCCTTGACCGTGAGGATATGAGGGAACTCAGACTGGGGTTGGAGAAGCCATTAACCCAAGCATCAACCAAACCATGAATTAGGCGCCTCTCTTTGCCTTCCCATCTAAGAATGAGTGAATCCCAGTGTCACTTCAGAGCTCATCAGGTTCTGAATGTTGTTCATAGAAATGACTCCGTTCAGAGGGAAGAAGTGTGatcagggcagggtgggggagggacactgAGGACAGCTGAAAACATTTTGGCATTTAACGTTCATGAACTCAAGTGGTAACTGTGTGAAGTGATGGATGTGTTCATGAACTTGAGTGTGGTGATCATTCCTCAACATATGCATGTATCACACCATcctgttgtacaccttaaatacatgcaatttttatttgttgatacATCGTAAGGCTGGGTGGGGGAAAGGATTGGTCAGCTCAATGACATGACGTTGGCAGCCCTGCAGAAAGCAAAGCATAGCATTTGTGGGGGGATAAGCCATGTGGTCTGTGCATCAGAGAAAAGTCTGTGGATCTTGATAGAAAGCCCTGCGTGGGGAAAGATTTGGGCACGAGGACTGGGATGTGTTGCTGAagatacagatggccagcagtgATTATATTTAGGATCTGGCAGTAAAAGTCATTGagactcttctgccatcttgtaGGTACGTTTCTGATTATTGCCTACCGCGTGTCATACGGCTTTACCCTACGTAGTTAATGCTAGTGGCATTGTCCAGTGTGtttcaaggatttttttaaagtaggtttttctttgattttccttGTTGGCTATAAATTGGCGGGATATTCTGGTGTGATGTCAGGCACCAACTAGAAGAGTTTAAGATCCAGTTCCGCGTCCACCTTGTCACGGCGACAGGTACTAACGCCTGAACCGTCTCTTGCCAGATGGAAATTCCTGCTGCTAACCTCGTGAACAAGTACATTGCTGC encodes:
- the LOC132025055 gene encoding peptidyl-prolyl cis-trans isomerase H-like; the protein is MEVANSSPVYPVVFFDVSIGGQEVGRMKIKLFADVVPKTAENFRQFYNGEFRKDGVPIGYKGSTFHRVIKDFMIQGGDFVNGDGTGVASIYRGPFADENFKFRHSAPGLLSMANSGPSTNGCQFFITCSKCDWLDGKQVVFGKIIDGLLVMRKIENVPTGPNNKPKLPVVISQCGEM